A section of the Ranitomeya imitator isolate aRanImi1 chromosome 7, aRanImi1.pri, whole genome shotgun sequence genome encodes:
- the LOC138645661 gene encoding uncharacterized protein isoform X2, protein MSGNAARAQRSRCMKFISCILDCCTCCTPGCRKCLPCNLDCCTKQDETGALLGNDNGRLRTTSQSTAICQQPAPRGNISDDRTTQRTENSPEPPQTMSDNNDEQREETPQETKSNQDSPEESAEDVGRWRFPCSDVSVDSHGSADGGEFSSSFEDKLEQMRGVIKKSPNKKVKVGIFSRAVESEFEWLKTKLESQSFVKSVQPYYISNSGMPEFSSGESRCDFGILYHTKNRGRVNLTDVTDSLYDEELEEMSLTLEKKNVIVVIDDLTDSSEERKKEILRDQPKLGTLATDVFLFSEDEK, encoded by the exons GTGCATGAAATTTATTTCTTGTATTCTTGACTGCTGCACTTGCTGTACACCAGG ATGTAGGAAATGTCTGCCTTGCAATCTTGACTGCTGTACAAAACAAGA TGAAACCGGGGCCTTGTTGG GAAACGACAACGGGCGGCTGAGGACGACGTCACAGAGCACCGCCATCTGCCAGCAGCCAGCACCGAGGG GAAACATATCAGACGACAGGACTACACAAAGGACAGAGAATTCTCCAGAGCCACCACAGACAATGTCAG ATAACAATGATGAACAACGGGAGGAGACCCCACAAGAGACGAAGAGTAATCAAGATTCACCAGAGGAGAGCGCAG aggacgttgggcggtggcgttttccGTGCTCGGATGTTTCTGTGGACTCTCATGGATCtgctgatgggg GTGAATTTAGTTCTTCATTTGAAGATAAACTGGAGCAGATGCGAGGAGTGATAA AGAAATCTCCCAATAAG AAAGTAAAAGTTGGGATTTTTTCGAGAGCAGTGGAGAGTGAATTTGAATGGCTGAAAACGAAGCTGGAATCTCAGTCCTTTGTGAAGAGCGTCCAGCCTTATTACATCTCCAACAGTGGGATGCCCGAGTTCTCGAGTGGCGAGTCGCGGTGTGACTTTGGGATCCTGTATCATACCAAGAACAGAGGACGAGTGAATCTTACAGATGTCACAGACTCTCTGTATGACGAGGAGCTAGAAGAGATGTCCTTAACGCTGG AGAAGAAGAACGTGATTGTGGTGATCGATGACCTGACGGACAGCAGCGAGGAGCGGAAGAAGGAGATCCTGAGGGATCAGCCCAAGCTCGGGACACTGGCCACCGACGTGTTCCTGTTCTCCGAAGATGAGAAGTAA
- the LOC138645661 gene encoding uncharacterized protein isoform X3: MSGNAARAQRSRCMKFISCILDCCTCCTPGCRKCLPCNLDCCTKQDETGALLGNDNGRLRTTSQSTAICQQPAPRGNISDDRTTQRTENSPEPPQTMSDNNDEQREETPQETKSNQDSPEESAGEFSSSFEDKLEQMRGVIKKSPNKKVKVGIFSRAVESEFEWLKTKLESQSFVKSVQPYYISNSGMPEFSSGESRCDFGILYHTKNRGRVNLTDVTDSLYDEELEEMSLTLEKKNVIVVIDDLTDSSEERKKEILRDQPKLGTLATDVFLFSEDEK; this comes from the exons GTGCATGAAATTTATTTCTTGTATTCTTGACTGCTGCACTTGCTGTACACCAGG ATGTAGGAAATGTCTGCCTTGCAATCTTGACTGCTGTACAAAACAAGA TGAAACCGGGGCCTTGTTGG GAAACGACAACGGGCGGCTGAGGACGACGTCACAGAGCACCGCCATCTGCCAGCAGCCAGCACCGAGGG GAAACATATCAGACGACAGGACTACACAAAGGACAGAGAATTCTCCAGAGCCACCACAGACAATGTCAG ATAACAATGATGAACAACGGGAGGAGACCCCACAAGAGACGAAGAGTAATCAAGATTCACCAGAGGAGAGCGCAG GTGAATTTAGTTCTTCATTTGAAGATAAACTGGAGCAGATGCGAGGAGTGATAA AGAAATCTCCCAATAAG AAAGTAAAAGTTGGGATTTTTTCGAGAGCAGTGGAGAGTGAATTTGAATGGCTGAAAACGAAGCTGGAATCTCAGTCCTTTGTGAAGAGCGTCCAGCCTTATTACATCTCCAACAGTGGGATGCCCGAGTTCTCGAGTGGCGAGTCGCGGTGTGACTTTGGGATCCTGTATCATACCAAGAACAGAGGACGAGTGAATCTTACAGATGTCACAGACTCTCTGTATGACGAGGAGCTAGAAGAGATGTCCTTAACGCTGG AGAAGAAGAACGTGATTGTGGTGATCGATGACCTGACGGACAGCAGCGAGGAGCGGAAGAAGGAGATCCTGAGGGATCAGCCCAAGCTCGGGACACTGGCCACCGACGTGTTCCTGTTCTCCGAAGATGAGAAGTAA
- the LOC138645661 gene encoding uncharacterized protein isoform X1: protein MSGNAARAQRSRCMKFISCILDCCTCCTPGCRKCLPCNLDCCTKQDETGALLGNDNGRLRTTSQSTAICQQPAPRGNISDDRTTQRTENSPEPPQTMSDNNDEQREETPQETKSNQDSPEESAAEDVGRWRFPCSDVSVDSHGSADGGEFSSSFEDKLEQMRGVIKKSPNKKVKVGIFSRAVESEFEWLKTKLESQSFVKSVQPYYISNSGMPEFSSGESRCDFGILYHTKNRGRVNLTDVTDSLYDEELEEMSLTLEKKNVIVVIDDLTDSSEERKKEILRDQPKLGTLATDVFLFSEDEK, encoded by the exons GTGCATGAAATTTATTTCTTGTATTCTTGACTGCTGCACTTGCTGTACACCAGG ATGTAGGAAATGTCTGCCTTGCAATCTTGACTGCTGTACAAAACAAGA TGAAACCGGGGCCTTGTTGG GAAACGACAACGGGCGGCTGAGGACGACGTCACAGAGCACCGCCATCTGCCAGCAGCCAGCACCGAGGG GAAACATATCAGACGACAGGACTACACAAAGGACAGAGAATTCTCCAGAGCCACCACAGACAATGTCAG ATAACAATGATGAACAACGGGAGGAGACCCCACAAGAGACGAAGAGTAATCAAGATTCACCAGAGGAGAGCGCAG cagaggacgttgggcggtggcgttttccGTGCTCGGATGTTTCTGTGGACTCTCATGGATCtgctgatgggg GTGAATTTAGTTCTTCATTTGAAGATAAACTGGAGCAGATGCGAGGAGTGATAA AGAAATCTCCCAATAAG AAAGTAAAAGTTGGGATTTTTTCGAGAGCAGTGGAGAGTGAATTTGAATGGCTGAAAACGAAGCTGGAATCTCAGTCCTTTGTGAAGAGCGTCCAGCCTTATTACATCTCCAACAGTGGGATGCCCGAGTTCTCGAGTGGCGAGTCGCGGTGTGACTTTGGGATCCTGTATCATACCAAGAACAGAGGACGAGTGAATCTTACAGATGTCACAGACTCTCTGTATGACGAGGAGCTAGAAGAGATGTCCTTAACGCTGG AGAAGAAGAACGTGATTGTGGTGATCGATGACCTGACGGACAGCAGCGAGGAGCGGAAGAAGGAGATCCTGAGGGATCAGCCCAAGCTCGGGACACTGGCCACCGACGTGTTCCTGTTCTCCGAAGATGAGAAGTAA